A region from the Arcanobacterium buesumense genome encodes:
- a CDS encoding deoxyguanosinetriphosphate triphosphohydrolase — MIQAYTASDKERWVSEGTKSSARTDFERDRARVLHSAALRRLGAKTQVMGPESDDFIRTRLTHSLEVAQVGRSLAKNLGADEDVVETACLCHDLGHPPYGHNGEKALDELAQSFGGFEGNAQTLRILTRLEPKRFHPDGQPAGLNLTRAIVDATVKYPWTRFAGPQGRKSPKFGAYDDDVAAFRWAHQDYGLRRSAEAQMMDLADDIGYSVHDVEDGVFSGYVSPHILAASNDAEITRVVDSTLAWYKPDCTADELGAAGVRVLNMLAWPLEYSGSQRDMAGLKDYTSDLIGRFISSVTEATQEQHPQALMRYTGNVVVPRLTALEILFVKGVAVHYVMAPREKEAPYFEQRTILFDLMDAIVEDPAHRMEPIFVELWRQAADEKQRLRVIIDQIASLTDQSARQWHSRYCGMLRN, encoded by the coding sequence GTGATTCAAGCCTACACCGCAAGTGATAAAGAGCGTTGGGTAAGTGAAGGAACTAAAAGTTCTGCCCGTACAGATTTTGAACGCGATCGTGCACGCGTTTTGCATTCGGCTGCTTTGCGCCGATTGGGAGCTAAAACTCAGGTTATGGGCCCAGAATCAGATGATTTTATACGTACCAGGCTCACGCACTCGTTAGAGGTTGCGCAAGTTGGTAGGTCGCTTGCAAAGAATCTTGGTGCTGACGAAGACGTCGTTGAAACGGCATGTTTATGCCATGATTTAGGTCATCCACCATATGGCCATAATGGAGAGAAAGCACTTGACGAACTTGCTCAGTCATTTGGCGGTTTTGAAGGTAACGCGCAAACTTTGCGTATTTTGACACGTCTTGAACCGAAACGTTTCCATCCGGATGGCCAGCCTGCTGGCTTAAATCTCACCCGGGCGATAGTAGATGCAACAGTAAAATACCCTTGGACGCGTTTTGCTGGTCCACAAGGAAGGAAGTCGCCAAAGTTTGGTGCTTATGATGACGACGTCGCCGCATTTCGATGGGCACATCAAGATTATGGGTTACGACGTTCAGCAGAAGCGCAAATGATGGATTTAGCGGATGATATCGGCTATTCAGTGCATGATGTTGAAGATGGTGTTTTCTCTGGCTATGTATCTCCGCATATTTTAGCCGCTAGTAACGATGCAGAAATTACTCGCGTAGTTGATTCTACACTTGCTTGGTATAAGCCAGATTGTACTGCAGATGAGCTGGGAGCGGCCGGCGTGCGAGTGTTAAATATGCTTGCTTGGCCACTTGAATACTCCGGTTCTCAACGGGATATGGCGGGTTTAAAAGATTACACCTCGGATCTAATTGGACGTTTTATTTCGTCAGTGACTGAGGCGACGCAGGAACAACATCCCCAAGCATTGATGCGCTATACCGGCAATGTCGTTGTCCCGCGGTTAACTGCATTAGAAATCTTATTTGTTAAAGGCGTGGCAGTTCATTACGTTATGGCCCCTCGGGAAAAAGAGGCACCATATTTTGAGCAGCGAACAATTCTTTTCGATCTCATGGATGCAATCGTGGAAGATCCAGCGCACCGTATGGAGCCGATATTTGTGGAATTATGGCGTCAAGCAGCAGATGAAAAACAACGTCTGCGCGTCATCATTGACCAGATTGCTTCCTTGACTGATCAATCTGCGCGGCAGTGGCATTCTCGCTATTGTGGGATGTTGCGAAACTAA
- a CDS encoding substrate-binding domain-containing protein yields the protein MWFNRQPSNSSTGDLDKEALNFNENTYYVGFDASQGAELQGQMVAEFIEKHKDTIDRNGDGKIGYVLAIGDVGHNDSIARTRGVRKALNTAVEEGGSILSDPTETNANAVKEGTLGSFKVVELASKEMKTGAGATWDAGTAGDTITAWSGKFGDDIDLVISNNDGMGMAMFNKWSKAQKVPTFGYDANSDAVAAIADGYGGTISQHADVQAYLTLRVLRNALDGKDVMEGIAKADEAGNVLSDQDYKYVEEERSFYALNVAVNADNYQDFLDSTVTYKPVSNQVTADTKKVWLDIYNSADNFLGSTYQPLLQKYDKLLNLDVEYIGGDGQTESNITNRLGNPGSYDAFAINMVKTDNASSYTSLLTQ from the coding sequence GTGTGGTTCAACCGCCAACCATCAAATTCTTCCACTGGCGATCTTGATAAAGAGGCACTTAATTTCAACGAAAATACGTATTATGTTGGCTTTGACGCATCTCAAGGTGCCGAGTTGCAAGGGCAGATGGTTGCCGAATTTATTGAAAAGCATAAGGACACCATTGACCGCAATGGTGACGGCAAGATTGGTTATGTCCTAGCTATTGGCGATGTTGGGCATAATGATTCTATTGCCCGTACGCGCGGTGTTCGAAAAGCGCTTAATACAGCAGTTGAAGAAGGCGGCAGTATCCTATCTGACCCAACAGAAACCAATGCTAACGCTGTAAAAGAAGGAACCTTAGGAAGCTTTAAAGTTGTTGAGCTAGCTTCTAAGGAAATGAAGACTGGTGCTGGAGCAACATGGGATGCAGGTACTGCTGGCGATACCATCACCGCATGGAGCGGTAAGTTTGGCGATGATATTGATCTTGTCATTTCTAATAATGACGGCATGGGTATGGCTATGTTCAATAAGTGGTCCAAGGCGCAGAAAGTGCCAACCTTTGGTTACGACGCAAACTCCGACGCGGTAGCTGCTATTGCTGATGGGTACGGTGGAACTATTTCTCAGCATGCTGACGTTCAAGCATATTTGACATTGCGTGTTTTACGTAATGCTCTCGATGGCAAGGATGTCATGGAAGGTATCGCGAAGGCTGATGAAGCAGGCAATGTTTTGTCTGATCAAGACTACAAGTACGTTGAAGAAGAGCGTTCTTTCTATGCTTTGAATGTTGCAGTCAATGCCGATAATTATCAGGACTTCTTAGACTCAACTGTTACTTACAAGCCAGTTAGTAACCAAGTAACAGCTGATACGAAGAAGGTATGGCTAGATATCTACAATTCGGCAGATAACTTCCTGGGTTCAACCTACCAGCCGCTGTTGCAAAAGTACGATAAGCTCCTAAACCTCGACGTGGAATACATCGGTGGTGACGGCCAGACCGAATCTAACATCACAAACCGGTTGGGTAACCCTGGTTCCTATGATGCATTCGCAATCAATATGGTGAAGACCGATAACGCATCGTCCTACACCTCACTTCTTACTCAGTAG
- a CDS encoding sugar ABC transporter ATP-binding protein translates to MVTGTDDVVLTIRGMSKSFGRNRVLEHIDFDVKRGSIIGLMGENGAGKSTMMKCLFGTYQKDEGEITLDGHPVSFSGPKEALENGIAMVHQELNQALERSVVDNLFLGRYPKTSLGTIDEARMRREAADLFRQLGMTVNLTQPMRKMSVSQRQMCEIAKAISYHSQVIVLDEPTSSLTEPEVRKLFEMMRKLRDSGISLVYISHKMDEIFEICDQVSVLRDGKLVMTKDTADTNMNELITAMVGRSLDNRYPEVDNNPGEPILTVSHLSTKYAPYINDISFKVREGEIFGLYGLVGAGRTELLETIFGVRTRATGRVYYRDKLMNFNNPREAIDSGFALITEERKADGLFLKGDLTFNTTIANLPAYKKNIALSDRKMQAATVSEIRTMHTKTTGPDELISALSGGNQQKVIFGRWLEREPKVFMMDEPTRGIDVGAKYEIYELIIQMAKRGKTVILVSSEMPEILGITNRIGVMSAGRLAGIVTTKETNQEELLRLSAKYL, encoded by the coding sequence ATGGTAACAGGCACTGATGATGTAGTTTTGACAATTCGTGGTATGTCAAAATCGTTCGGTCGTAATCGTGTACTTGAACATATCGATTTTGATGTTAAGCGTGGATCCATTATTGGTTTGATGGGTGAAAATGGCGCTGGCAAATCTACAATGATGAAATGTCTTTTTGGTACTTATCAAAAAGATGAAGGAGAAATTACTCTTGACGGCCATCCAGTATCATTTTCAGGGCCGAAGGAAGCCCTTGAAAATGGAATTGCTATGGTTCATCAAGAATTGAATCAAGCGTTAGAACGTTCGGTTGTCGATAATCTTTTTCTTGGGCGATACCCTAAAACTTCATTAGGGACAATTGACGAAGCACGCATGCGTCGTGAGGCAGCTGACCTATTCCGTCAGCTAGGAATGACCGTTAACTTAACTCAGCCAATGAGAAAAATGTCAGTCTCTCAACGGCAGATGTGCGAAATCGCGAAAGCTATTTCGTACCATTCTCAGGTGATTGTGCTTGATGAGCCAACCTCATCATTAACTGAACCTGAGGTTCGCAAACTGTTTGAGATGATGCGTAAGCTACGTGATAGTGGTATTTCGTTAGTGTATATCTCGCATAAAATGGATGAAATCTTTGAAATATGTGATCAGGTTTCCGTCCTTCGCGATGGCAAGCTGGTAATGACAAAAGATACTGCTGACACTAATATGAACGAGTTGATTACTGCGATGGTTGGCCGTTCTCTCGACAATCGTTATCCTGAAGTCGACAATAACCCAGGAGAACCAATCCTTACGGTTAGCCATTTATCAACAAAATATGCGCCATATATAAATGATATTTCTTTCAAAGTACGTGAAGGAGAAATCTTTGGATTATATGGCTTGGTTGGTGCTGGAAGAACTGAGTTACTCGAAACTATTTTTGGCGTTCGAACCCGAGCGACTGGCCGAGTGTATTATCGTGACAAGTTGATGAACTTTAATAATCCTCGGGAAGCTATTGATTCTGGTTTTGCGTTAATTACCGAAGAACGAAAAGCAGATGGATTATTTCTTAAAGGTGATCTCACGTTCAATACAACGATTGCTAACTTGCCAGCTTACAAGAAGAATATTGCACTGTCAGATCGTAAGATGCAAGCAGCAACAGTCTCTGAAATTCGTACTATGCATACGAAAACTACTGGTCCAGATGAATTAATTTCAGCTCTTTCTGGTGGAAACCAGCAAAAAGTTATTTTTGGTCGCTGGTTAGAGCGGGAACCTAAAGTTTTCATGATGGACGAGCCAACACGAGGTATTGATGTTGGAGCGAAGTATGAAATATACGAGCTGATTATCCAGATGGCTAAGCGGGGAAAGACAGTGATCCTTGTTAGCTCGGAGATGCCAGAAATTTTGGGAATTACTAATCGTATCGGCGTTATGTCTGCCGGACGTTTGGCAGGAATCGTCACAACAAAAGAGACTAACCAAGAAGAGCTCTTGCGACTGAGCGCAAAGTATCTGTAA
- a CDS encoding ABC transporter permease subunit, with amino-acid sequence MSILTYEKEEELLAPIKEYVGKIQAEIDALREDGTTKATRLQHQLRNMKNDRTLSKEERVQLRRQDEAALVEAKRVQAANRSRINELVAKAEKYIDENFDKQYLNEVELSVEAEKKEAKAEYQRQLALIKKEHEQAVAELRKNPTIDLKQELKDEEMVFKNKQYDAKVSMQHRLQAAKDRRHAAVAEKYHMIDLLRNSNFSFKQSLSQKIENYRYSFNRRQFLLKNGLYIVIVLIFIAMAVLAPVTKGVDLFTTQNILNILQQASPRMFLALGVAGLILLTGTDLSIGRMVGMGMVIATVIMHKGPNTGSVFGHAFDFTGIPVGGRIIFALIACIIATTAFTMVAGFFTARFKMHPFVSTMANMLIIFGLVTYATKGVSFGAIESDIPKMIVPNISGFPTIILWAIAATVVVWFIWNKTTFGKNLYAVGGNPEAAAVSGISVFKVTMGAFILAGILYGFGSWLEAARMFGSGSAAYGQGWDMDAIAACVVGGVSFTGGIGKISGVVTGVMIFTGLTYSLTILGIDTNLQFVFEGIIILAAVTLDSLKYVQKK; translated from the coding sequence ATGAGCATCCTAACCTATGAGAAGGAAGAAGAACTTCTCGCTCCGATTAAAGAATATGTGGGCAAAATCCAAGCTGAAATAGATGCTTTGCGTGAAGATGGCACCACGAAAGCAACTCGGCTACAACACCAACTTCGTAATATGAAAAATGACCGGACACTATCAAAAGAAGAACGTGTCCAGCTACGTCGTCAAGATGAAGCTGCTTTAGTAGAAGCTAAACGTGTTCAGGCAGCTAATCGCTCACGAATTAATGAATTGGTTGCTAAAGCAGAAAAATATATTGACGAGAATTTTGATAAGCAGTACCTGAATGAAGTTGAATTAAGCGTCGAAGCTGAAAAGAAAGAAGCAAAGGCAGAATATCAACGCCAACTTGCTCTTATCAAAAAAGAGCATGAACAAGCAGTAGCGGAACTTCGAAAGAATCCGACGATTGATCTTAAGCAAGAGCTTAAAGATGAAGAGATGGTCTTTAAGAATAAACAGTATGATGCAAAAGTTTCTATGCAACATCGTTTGCAAGCCGCAAAAGATCGGCGTCATGCAGCAGTCGCCGAAAAGTATCATATGATCGACCTATTGCGTAATTCGAATTTCTCTTTTAAACAATCGTTGTCGCAAAAGATTGAGAATTATCGTTATTCGTTTAACCGGCGGCAATTCTTGCTTAAAAACGGATTGTATATCGTTATTGTATTGATCTTTATTGCAATGGCGGTTCTCGCTCCGGTGACTAAAGGTGTAGATCTCTTCACCACTCAAAATATCTTAAATATTTTGCAGCAGGCATCGCCACGCATGTTCCTCGCGCTTGGAGTAGCCGGGCTAATTTTGCTTACCGGAACCGATTTGTCTATTGGACGTATGGTCGGAATGGGCATGGTTATTGCTACTGTTATCATGCATAAAGGACCAAATACGGGTAGCGTATTTGGGCATGCTTTTGACTTCACCGGGATCCCAGTTGGTGGCCGTATCATCTTTGCACTTATTGCCTGTATTATCGCTACAACAGCATTTACAATGGTTGCTGGCTTCTTTACCGCTAGATTTAAAATGCATCCTTTCGTTTCGACGATGGCTAATATGCTCATTATTTTTGGCTTAGTAACTTATGCAACCAAGGGGGTAAGCTTTGGTGCTATTGAGTCAGATATTCCAAAAATGATTGTTCCAAATATCTCTGGTTTCCCGACTATTATTTTGTGGGCAATTGCTGCCACCGTTGTTGTTTGGTTTATTTGGAATAAAACAACTTTTGGCAAGAACCTGTACGCCGTTGGTGGAAATCCAGAAGCAGCAGCGGTTTCTGGCATTTCTGTTTTCAAAGTAACTATGGGGGCTTTTATCCTTGCTGGAATCTTGTATGGTTTTGGATCATGGCTTGAAGCAGCACGTATGTTTGGTTCTGGTTCGGCGGCTTACGGTCAAGGCTGGGATATGGACGCAATCGCCGCATGTGTGGTTGGTGGAGTATCTTTTACCGGTGGTATCGGTAAAATTTCTGGAGTTGTTACTGGTGTTATGATCTTTACTGGTCTGACATATTCGTTAACGATTTTAGGTATTGATACTAACCTCCAGTTCGTATTCGAAGGCATTATTATTCTTGCTGCAGTTACATTGGACTCCTTGAAATACGTTCAAAAGAAGTAA
- a CDS encoding rhodanese-like domain-containing protein, translated as MGFFDFIFPNGKSPQITTAQAMQEHADGVRIIDIRDIIEWNKGHIPTSEHIPQAKLMRPDSGLTTNERLILVCSNGVRSLSAAERMRRSGFDVTSVHGGLDSWKRSGFPFDK; from the coding sequence ATGGGCTTTTTTGATTTCATATTTCCAAACGGCAAGTCACCGCAAATTACTACCGCACAAGCGATGCAAGAGCACGCAGATGGCGTACGGATAATTGATATCCGTGACATTATTGAATGGAATAAAGGACACATTCCAACAAGTGAGCATATTCCCCAAGCCAAGCTAATGCGTCCAGATTCGGGATTGACTACCAATGAGCGCCTGATTCTAGTGTGTTCCAATGGAGTGCGTTCACTATCGGCAGCTGAAAGAATGCGACGTTCTGGATTTGACGTAACCTCAGTTCACGGTGGGTTAGATAGTTGGAAACGTTCCGGATTCCCTTTTGATAAATAA
- the dnaG gene encoding DNA primase: MGGMIKRSVIDDVRDKTRIEDIVGEYVTLKTAGVGSMKGLCPFHDEKTPSFHVRPHVNRWHCFGCGQGGDAISFIEKIEHVSFVEAIEFLARKAGIVIEYEDSGRPNRDDSRPRDVTRARLIDAHRVAEEFYVQQLATPAGQPARDMLAARGFDDQAIADFRVGYSPDSWDGLLTELRRRGFSDKEIIASGLASQKTRGLYDRFRGRVMWPIRSITGDPIGFGARKLLDSDQGPKYLNTPETMIYKKSGVLYGLDMAKKEISTQRTIVVVEGYTDVMAAHLAGVTNAVATCGTAFGSEHVKIVRRLMGDSANPAAGVMMSNGHAFGGEVIFTFDGDVAGQKAALRAFQEDQSFAAQTFVAVSENGMDPCDLRMAGGNEAVRQLVANRKPLFEFVIRSILKELPLNSAEGRAAGLRATAPIVSQIRDRVLQSEYSRQLAGWLGLDEALVRDSVRQAGRAVYANSQRIERVEEPLPRPILEPREQLRDPVMRIERQALEVMLQLPGMAHVAHADQIPSRTFRTPIHQSIFDAINAVGGVAAYDDRFTTLKNSGMDENAASIRASAWYVEQVESNADELVKGAIRQLTVAPLPENGGRESWPYVRGIIVSLIRQGITQQIADVRRHMQSLDSDSPQQEELFEVLMRLEAARRAYDEEDTL; encoded by the coding sequence ATGGGCGGAATGATAAAACGATCAGTGATTGACGATGTTCGTGATAAAACACGGATTGAAGATATCGTTGGTGAGTATGTGACTTTAAAAACAGCGGGTGTAGGGTCAATGAAAGGGCTATGCCCGTTTCATGATGAAAAAACACCGTCTTTCCACGTCCGTCCGCATGTGAATCGTTGGCACTGCTTTGGTTGCGGCCAAGGCGGGGACGCGATTTCTTTCATTGAAAAAATAGAACACGTTTCATTCGTTGAAGCCATCGAGTTTCTCGCTAGAAAAGCTGGCATTGTTATTGAATACGAAGATAGTGGGCGTCCTAACCGCGACGATTCACGGCCACGTGATGTCACACGCGCGAGACTAATTGATGCTCACCGTGTTGCAGAGGAATTCTATGTTCAACAACTAGCGACACCGGCTGGTCAACCGGCCCGGGATATGTTGGCTGCCCGCGGTTTTGATGACCAAGCTATTGCTGACTTTCGTGTCGGTTATTCTCCAGATTCGTGGGATGGATTGTTAACTGAATTGCGACGCCGCGGATTTTCCGATAAAGAAATTATTGCTTCGGGCTTAGCATCGCAAAAAACACGGGGGCTTTATGATCGATTCCGTGGCCGTGTCATGTGGCCAATCCGATCGATAACAGGCGATCCCATTGGGTTTGGTGCTCGAAAACTATTGGATAGTGATCAAGGCCCGAAATATCTCAATACGCCAGAGACGATGATTTATAAAAAATCTGGTGTTTTATATGGCTTAGATATGGCTAAAAAAGAGATTTCAACACAACGAACTATCGTCGTCGTCGAAGGCTATACCGATGTTATGGCTGCTCATTTAGCGGGTGTGACTAATGCGGTCGCAACGTGTGGTACTGCTTTCGGTTCCGAACACGTCAAAATTGTTAGGCGGTTGATGGGAGATTCAGCGAATCCAGCTGCTGGCGTGATGATGAGTAACGGACATGCTTTTGGCGGAGAAGTTATTTTTACGTTCGACGGCGATGTTGCAGGTCAAAAAGCTGCTTTGCGTGCATTCCAAGAAGATCAGAGTTTTGCTGCGCAGACATTTGTAGCTGTGTCGGAAAACGGCATGGATCCGTGTGATTTGCGAATGGCTGGAGGAAATGAGGCTGTTCGTCAACTTGTTGCTAATCGTAAACCTCTTTTTGAGTTTGTGATCCGGTCAATTCTTAAAGAATTGCCACTAAATTCTGCTGAAGGGCGTGCTGCTGGATTACGGGCTACTGCGCCGATTGTCTCTCAAATTCGGGATCGAGTCTTGCAGTCTGAATACTCCCGCCAACTGGCGGGCTGGTTGGGCTTGGATGAGGCACTTGTACGTGATTCTGTGCGCCAAGCTGGGCGAGCGGTATATGCTAATTCGCAACGTATTGAGCGGGTTGAAGAGCCTCTCCCACGGCCGATTCTTGAACCGAGAGAGCAACTACGGGATCCTGTTATGCGGATCGAACGGCAAGCCTTAGAAGTTATGCTACAGCTTCCTGGAATGGCTCATGTTGCACATGCTGACCAGATTCCGTCTCGGACATTTCGCACGCCGATCCATCAAAGTATTTTTGATGCTATTAATGCAGTGGGAGGTGTAGCCGCTTACGATGATAGATTCACAACATTAAAGAACTCTGGTATGGATGAGAACGCGGCGTCAATTCGAGCCAGTGCGTGGTATGTGGAGCAGGTAGAAAGCAATGCTGATGAGCTAGTTAAGGGAGCAATCCGTCAGCTGACAGTTGCGCCATTACCGGAAAACGGTGGGAGAGAATCCTGGCCATATGTGCGCGGGATTATCGTCTCGCTGATTCGTCAGGGTATTACTCAGCAGATTGCAGATGTTCGCAGACATATGCAATCTCTCGATAGTGATTCTCCGCAGCAAGAAGAACTTTTTGAAGTGTTGATGCGCTTGGAAGCTGCTCGGCGTGCATATGACGAAGAAGATACTCTGTGA
- a CDS encoding DUF6318 family protein, giving the protein MGEKAAKSIFCKVWKGLVLVSSCVVLASCVSADMKPESQLEKDREIVAEQHIIPPRPILDRPAEPELTGDSRTDAVAVAQHFVTFYPYMLKTGDTSYWEKHSAPECEFCQKVLAASKARNETGAWIDGEMRIIDQVNGIVDEEKDKYEIQFLIERTHVVEYGESDERENDRQYHVVISLEKNNSWSVKQFQIGNPSGFKGKIG; this is encoded by the coding sequence ATGGGAGAAAAGGCAGCGAAAAGTATATTCTGCAAGGTATGGAAGGGGCTGGTACTGGTTTCCAGCTGTGTTGTTTTAGCATCGTGTGTTTCCGCAGATATGAAACCTGAGAGCCAGCTAGAAAAAGATAGAGAAATCGTAGCTGAACAGCATATTATTCCACCACGGCCGATTCTTGACCGGCCTGCAGAACCTGAACTAACTGGTGATTCACGTACTGATGCAGTTGCGGTCGCTCAACATTTCGTCACGTTTTATCCCTACATGCTTAAAACAGGAGACACGTCTTATTGGGAAAAGCATTCCGCTCCGGAGTGCGAATTCTGTCAGAAAGTATTAGCTGCATCTAAAGCAAGAAACGAAACTGGTGCTTGGATTGACGGGGAAATGAGAATTATAGATCAAGTAAACGGAATTGTGGATGAAGAAAAAGACAAATACGAGATTCAATTTTTAATTGAGCGTACACATGTCGTTGAGTACGGGGAATCAGATGAAAGGGAAAATGATCGTCAGTATCATGTTGTGATTTCTCTTGAAAAGAATAATTCTTGGTCAGTAAAACAATTTCAAATAGGAAATCCATCCGGTTTCAAAGGCAAAATTGGTTAA
- a CDS encoding PKD domain-containing protein gives MTSESLFLGFMCLFVMGTDTWADVNEDTVVVHAEKEFTLSSDSILGHNSHGENLNPTTSVLAQSPSLYTLADFCAGKQFPSSLKAGWGIGNVRELEARREELCAQREENGVSLDDIMQAVHDQASQIIDSGKVIVQPSAGTILVNKDVFYFSTASEHVSAVKVAGENIPLRLTPVSFRWDFGDGNELSTQSPGGKWPDGDVVHAYQKSGRYTPRLDIFWKVDVRLPKAPWLQLPNLGHTQAIGEELDLVEAKTVLTYRSR, from the coding sequence ATGACTAGTGAAAGCTTATTCTTGGGGTTCATGTGTCTTTTCGTGATGGGTACAGATACATGGGCAGATGTTAATGAAGACACAGTAGTAGTTCATGCTGAAAAAGAATTTACTTTGAGCTCAGATAGTATTCTGGGTCACAATAGTCATGGTGAGAATCTAAATCCTACAACCAGCGTCTTGGCTCAATCTCCTTCACTCTATACCCTCGCTGACTTTTGTGCTGGTAAGCAATTTCCATCCTCCTTGAAAGCGGGATGGGGTATAGGTAATGTGCGTGAATTGGAAGCTAGACGTGAGGAATTATGTGCTCAGCGCGAAGAAAATGGCGTCAGCCTAGACGATATAATGCAAGCGGTTCATGATCAGGCGTCACAGATTATTGATTCTGGGAAGGTCATAGTTCAACCCTCAGCTGGAACAATCCTGGTCAATAAAGACGTGTTCTATTTTAGTACCGCAAGTGAACACGTCTCGGCGGTTAAGGTTGCTGGAGAAAACATTCCACTTCGGCTCACCCCGGTATCTTTTCGGTGGGATTTTGGCGATGGCAATGAGCTTTCGACTCAAAGTCCGGGTGGTAAGTGGCCTGATGGAGATGTTGTTCACGCATATCAAAAATCTGGACGATACACGCCACGCCTCGACATATTCTGGAAAGTAGATGTTCGGCTACCAAAAGCGCCATGGCTCCAACTGCCAAATCTTGGGCATACTCAAGCTATCGGAGAGGAATTAGATCTAGTTGAAGCTAAAACCGTACTCACCTATCGTTCACGATAG